Proteins from a genomic interval of Streptomyces sp. NBC_01445:
- a CDS encoding alpha/beta fold hydrolase — translation MSQQAAQATHRLVDGPAGRIHLVEQGTGPLVLLVHGFPESSYSWRRQLPALAAAGYRAVALDVRGYGRSSKPADPAAYGMLDLVDDNVAVVDALGERSAVLVGHDWGANIAAYSALLRPEVFRAVALLSVPYTPPGGPRPSDIFAGMGGNEEIYVSYFQEPGRAEAEIEPDVRGWLAGIFAALSADTMAAPGAPDPHFVARGGTMRERFPVDRLPAWLDEAELDVYAGEFERTGLTGALNRYRNMDRDWEELAALRGAPVTQPSLFIGGAMDASTTWLSDAIDAYPTTLPGLRSSHILDGCGHWIQQERGDDVNRILVEWLAGLPDA, via the coding sequence ATGTCGCAGCAGGCCGCGCAAGCCACACACCGACTGGTCGACGGGCCCGCGGGCCGGATCCACCTCGTGGAGCAGGGCACCGGGCCGCTCGTCCTGCTCGTGCACGGGTTCCCCGAGAGCTCGTACTCATGGCGCCGCCAGCTGCCGGCGCTCGCGGCGGCCGGATACCGGGCAGTCGCCCTCGACGTACGCGGCTACGGCCGCTCCTCGAAGCCCGCCGACCCGGCCGCGTACGGAATGCTCGACCTGGTGGACGACAACGTCGCCGTCGTGGACGCCCTCGGCGAGCGGTCCGCGGTGCTCGTCGGGCACGACTGGGGCGCGAACATCGCCGCCTACTCGGCCCTGCTCAGGCCGGAGGTCTTCCGCGCGGTCGCGCTGCTGAGCGTCCCCTACACCCCGCCCGGCGGACCGCGGCCCAGCGACATCTTCGCGGGCATGGGCGGGAACGAGGAGATCTACGTCTCGTACTTCCAGGAGCCCGGGAGGGCCGAGGCGGAGATCGAGCCGGACGTGCGCGGTTGGCTCGCGGGCATCTTTGCCGCGCTGTCGGCCGACACGATGGCCGCGCCCGGCGCACCCGACCCGCACTTCGTCGCCCGGGGCGGAACGATGCGTGAACGCTTCCCCGTCGACCGGCTCCCCGCCTGGCTCGACGAGGCCGAACTCGACGTATACGCAGGGGAGTTCGAGCGCACGGGACTGACCGGAGCGCTCAACCGTTACCGGAACATGGACCGGGACTGGGAGGAACTCGCCGCCCTCCGAGGCGCCCCCGTCACCCAGCCCTCCCTGTTCATCGGCGGCGCCATGGACGCGTCCACCACGTGGCTGTCCGATGCCATCGACGCCTACCCCACCACCCTGCCGGGCCTGCGTTCGTCGCACATCCTCGACGGCTGCGGCCACTGGATCCAGCAGGAGCGCGGCGACGACGTCAACCGCATCCTCGTCGAGTGGCTGGCCGGGCTCCCCGACGCCTGA
- a CDS encoding class I SAM-dependent methyltransferase, with product MTTGQAVDSERKEEFAGRMLQVVNDACLGYLCSLGHRTGLFDTMAPLPPSTSVQIAKAADLDERYVREWLGGLTVAGVVEYRPADGTYWLPPEHAASLTRAAGPENTASLLQDLALLGIVEDEVLDAFRTGGGVPYSSYPRFQELQAEETGRVYDVALVDTIVPLAPGLPERLRAGIDALDIGTGQGHAVNLLAQAFPKSRFRGVDISQKGIAAARAEAERLGLDNVRFDVVDTADLSGTYDLITAFDVIHDLARPARTLDAVAAALRDDGVFLMGDISASSNLEENIDHPLGPALYTFSVFYCMTVSLGEGGAGLGSVWGRQRALQMLADAGFGDIDVEQVEGDILNVYYVARK from the coding sequence ATGACGACCGGGCAGGCAGTCGATTCCGAGCGGAAAGAAGAGTTCGCCGGGCGCATGCTCCAGGTGGTCAATGACGCGTGTCTGGGCTATCTGTGCAGCCTCGGCCATCGGACAGGGCTCTTCGACACGATGGCACCTCTTCCGCCGTCGACCAGCGTCCAGATCGCCAAGGCCGCGGATCTCGACGAGCGGTACGTACGGGAGTGGCTCGGCGGTCTGACCGTCGCCGGTGTCGTCGAATACCGGCCGGCCGACGGCACGTACTGGCTCCCGCCCGAGCACGCCGCCTCTCTCACCCGGGCAGCGGGGCCGGAGAACACGGCCTCGCTCCTTCAGGACCTCGCGCTCCTCGGCATTGTCGAGGACGAGGTCCTCGACGCGTTCCGCACGGGCGGCGGCGTCCCCTACTCCTCGTATCCGCGGTTCCAGGAGCTCCAGGCCGAGGAGACGGGGCGCGTCTACGACGTGGCCCTGGTCGACACGATCGTTCCGCTGGCGCCGGGCCTGCCGGAGCGGCTGCGCGCCGGGATCGACGCGCTGGACATCGGGACCGGGCAGGGCCATGCGGTGAATCTGCTGGCCCAGGCGTTCCCCAAGAGCCGGTTCCGCGGGGTCGACATCTCCCAGAAGGGCATCGCGGCCGCACGCGCCGAGGCGGAGCGGCTCGGCCTCGACAACGTCCGGTTCGACGTGGTCGACACCGCCGATCTCAGCGGTACGTACGACCTCATCACGGCGTTCGACGTGATCCACGACCTGGCCCGCCCGGCGCGCACCCTGGACGCGGTGGCCGCCGCGCTGCGCGACGACGGCGTGTTCCTCATGGGCGACATCTCCGCCTCCAGCAATCTGGAGGAGAACATCGACCATCCCCTCGGACCCGCCCTGTACACCTTCTCGGTCTTCTACTGCATGACCGTGTCGCTGGGCGAGGGCGGCGCGGGGCTCGGCTCGGTGTGGGGGCGGCAGCGGGCGCTGCAGATGCTCGCCGACGCCGGGTTCGGTGACATCGACGTGGAGCAGGTCGAGGGCGACATCCTCAACGTGTACTACGTGGCCCGTAAGTGA
- a CDS encoding L-threonylcarbamoyladenylate synthase: protein MAKYFDVHPENPQRRTISGVADSIRADELVAYPTDSCYALGCRLGSRDGISRIRAIRHLDDRHHFTLMCQNFAQLGQFVQIDNDVFRAIKAATPGSYTFILPATKEVPRQLLHPKKKTVGVRIPDHAVVQALLAELGEPILSSTLLLPDEEEPLTQGWEIKERLDHEVDVVVDSGDCGTEPTTVIDFSGGEMEIVRRGAGDPSRFE from the coding sequence ATGGCGAAGTACTTCGACGTACACCCCGAGAACCCCCAGCGGCGCACGATCAGCGGTGTGGCCGACAGCATCCGGGCCGACGAACTCGTCGCGTATCCGACCGACTCCTGCTACGCGCTGGGGTGCCGGCTCGGCAGCCGGGACGGCATCAGCCGGATCCGTGCGATCCGCCACCTCGACGACCGTCACCACTTCACGCTCATGTGCCAGAACTTCGCACAGCTCGGGCAGTTCGTGCAGATCGACAACGACGTGTTCCGTGCGATCAAGGCGGCGACGCCCGGCAGCTACACCTTCATCCTGCCCGCGACGAAGGAAGTGCCGCGCCAGCTGCTGCACCCGAAGAAGAAGACGGTCGGCGTGCGGATCCCCGACCACGCCGTCGTGCAGGCCCTGCTGGCCGAACTCGGCGAGCCGATCCTGTCCAGCACGCTGCTCCTGCCCGACGAGGAGGAGCCGCTGACGCAGGGCTGGGAGATCAAGGAGCGGCTCGACCACGAGGTGGACGTCGTGGTCGACTCCGGCGACTGCGGCACCGAGCCGACCACCGTCATCGACTTCTCCGGCGGCGAGATGGAGATCGTACGGCGCGGGGCGGGCGACCCTTCGCGGTTCGAGTAG
- a CDS encoding LysE family translocator, with translation MVSSDRLLAFAAMSFLLIVIPGPSVLFVIGRALSQGRRAALTTVVGNTLGAYVLVVAVALGVGAVVERSVLVFTALKLVGAAYLVYLGIKAVRQRRSLHAAFTGDGVAHGSLRTLWEGFAVGVANPKTIVFFAAVLPQFVDRSQGHVTLQMLLLGLVFNVIAVASDSVWGLVAATTRSWFARSPRRLGMVGGVGGLTMIGLGVTVAATGRTD, from the coding sequence ATGGTGTCTTCCGACCGACTGCTGGCCTTCGCGGCCATGTCGTTCCTGCTGATCGTGATCCCGGGCCCCAGCGTGCTGTTCGTGATCGGACGGGCGCTCAGTCAGGGCCGCCGTGCCGCGCTGACCACCGTCGTGGGCAACACACTCGGCGCCTACGTGCTCGTCGTGGCCGTGGCGCTCGGTGTCGGTGCCGTCGTGGAGCGCTCAGTCCTCGTCTTCACCGCGCTGAAGCTCGTCGGCGCCGCGTATCTGGTGTACCTGGGCATCAAGGCGGTGCGCCAACGGCGTTCGCTGCACGCCGCGTTCACGGGTGACGGAGTCGCGCACGGCAGCCTGCGTACGTTGTGGGAGGGGTTCGCCGTCGGCGTGGCCAACCCCAAGACGATCGTGTTCTTCGCCGCCGTGCTGCCGCAGTTCGTGGACCGCAGCCAGGGGCACGTCACCCTTCAGATGCTGCTGCTCGGCCTGGTCTTCAACGTCATCGCGGTGGCGTCCGACAGCGTGTGGGGCCTGGTCGCGGCGACGACGCGGAGCTGGTTCGCCCGCTCGCCGCGGCGGCTCGGCATGGTCGGCGGCGTCGGTGGGCTCACGATGATCGGCCTGGGCGTCACCGTAGCGGCGACGGGCCGTACCGACTAG
- a CDS encoding class I SAM-dependent methyltransferase yields MGFYAEQVLPRIIDVACGVKMTAPLRRRVCEGLRGQVVEIGFGTGHNVPYYPSTVEGVVAIEPSDVGWRLAAERVGAASVPVRRAGPDGQSLPFEDNSFDTALSTWTLCTIPDAGAALREVRRVLRPGGTLHFLEHGLAPEEDENVRRRQRRIEPVNKRLFGGCHLTRPITDLLAEAGFTITALDAFYEQGAPKPIGAVSLGVALAP; encoded by the coding sequence ATGGGGTTCTATGCCGAGCAAGTGCTGCCCCGGATCATCGATGTCGCCTGTGGCGTGAAGATGACCGCACCGCTGAGACGGCGGGTCTGCGAGGGGCTGCGAGGCCAGGTCGTGGAGATCGGGTTCGGCACGGGACACAACGTCCCCTACTACCCGTCGACCGTCGAGGGCGTCGTCGCGATCGAACCCTCGGACGTCGGATGGCGACTCGCCGCCGAGCGGGTCGGCGCGGCGTCCGTCCCGGTGCGCCGTGCGGGCCCGGACGGCCAGTCGCTGCCCTTCGAGGACAACAGCTTCGACACCGCGCTGTCGACCTGGACGCTGTGCACCATCCCCGACGCCGGGGCCGCCCTGCGCGAGGTGCGCCGCGTGTTGCGGCCCGGCGGGACACTGCATTTCCTGGAGCACGGGCTCGCACCGGAAGAGGACGAGAACGTACGCCGCCGGCAGCGACGCATCGAACCGGTGAACAAGCGGCTCTTCGGCGGCTGTCACCTCACGCGCCCGATCACCGACCTGCTGGCGGAGGCCGGATTCACGATCACGGCACTGGACGCCTTCTACGAGCAGGGCGCGCCGAAGCCCATAGGCGCCGTCTCCCTGGGCGTCGCGCTCGCGCCGTAG
- a CDS encoding VOC family protein, with product MTDRLATEAGDEDGPPSGAVLGAPCWVSLAAHDLAATTAFYEAVLGWEFRPGRLGDRFAVAMADGRPVAGIGAVASALGVATAWLPYFAVGDPDETASRVRERGGTVGVGPIPFPLGRAALVADSSGAAFGIWSGHVEREWSGCHPEAHVRLRLVTRNAFDAAIFYGEVLGWTGPGGCDVRYENEEVVLVCGGLSMARISSGAVEAAPDPDVRPHWEVQFTVDDVAECARAALKQDGTVVGEWEDEAGRWAAVRDAQGAPFTVFEPGGGVLAG from the coding sequence ATGACCGACAGACTGGCCACCGAGGCCGGTGACGAGGACGGCCCGCCGAGCGGCGCCGTGCTCGGGGCCCCTTGCTGGGTGAGCCTCGCGGCGCACGACCTGGCCGCCACCACAGCGTTCTACGAGGCCGTGCTCGGCTGGGAATTCCGCCCGGGCCGCCTCGGCGACCGGTTCGCCGTCGCGATGGCGGACGGCAGACCGGTGGCGGGCATCGGCGCCGTGGCGTCCGCCCTCGGCGTGGCCACGGCCTGGCTGCCGTACTTCGCCGTCGGTGACCCGGACGAGACGGCGAGCCGGGTCCGCGAACGCGGCGGCACCGTGGGTGTGGGCCCGATCCCCTTCCCGCTGGGCCGCGCCGCACTGGTGGCCGACAGCAGCGGCGCCGCTTTCGGGATCTGGTCCGGGCACGTCGAACGGGAATGGAGCGGATGCCACCCCGAGGCGCACGTCAGGCTCCGGCTCGTGACCAGGAACGCCTTCGACGCCGCCATCTTCTACGGCGAGGTCCTCGGCTGGACCGGGCCCGGCGGCTGCGACGTCCGCTACGAGAACGAAGAGGTCGTCCTGGTCTGCGGCGGCCTGTCCATGGCCCGGATCAGCTCCGGCGCTGTCGAGGCGGCCCCCGATCCCGACGTCCGGCCGCACTGGGAGGTCCAGTTCACCGTGGACGACGTCGCCGAGTGCGCCCGCGCGGCGCTCAAGCAGGACGGCACCGTGGTGGGCGAGTGGGAGGACGAGGCCGGACGCTGGGCCGCCGTGCGGGACGCCCAGGGTGCGCCGTTCACGGTCTTCGAACCCGGTGGGGGTGTCTTGGCGGGGTGA
- a CDS encoding FG-GAP repeat protein → MSLAPRNRRRLSQALIACGCAVTLLAGCSEGDAREDRTADPAPRVPTGRGTGERGLGDFDRDGYDDFVTSLTTRNKFSQPTGYHLLVLPGSAKGLDPGRRRTYRDFFYGPLLRADLNGDGYTDLVATRTDHLAKDPARRDDPGTAVILPGGKKGLGDPVPVKAAGLVTASAATDVDGDGAVDLVYAGYHPHGNDTELPDRQGLVAYGPFGKDGAPARTTELKSTASPSQAISGDFDSDGYGDVMFTDPSPDEADTDPPVDNGPYVTYFRGSPRGLTPARPPGNLGNDTYDGVLVPRSGDVDGDGIEDILAPGYRDVGVAEGPASGRLTVAYGSKSGVGGGRPNAVFDQETPGVPGDSQGKDAFGRGAGTGDVNGDGHPDLLVDTPGEDQGNGRFTLLPGGPEGSPTGANATAFDLDTPGLPGKHDPSGGDGFAATFPLLDVNGDGRSDVVANAPGYRRGKGGLWLFPGTPEGLGTAGRIQFLDPSGLGLPPRTA, encoded by the coding sequence TTGTCCCTTGCGCCCCGTAATCGCCGTCGTCTGTCGCAGGCCCTGATCGCCTGCGGATGCGCGGTGACGCTGCTCGCCGGCTGCTCGGAGGGCGACGCCCGCGAGGACCGCACCGCCGACCCGGCTCCGAGGGTGCCCACGGGCCGGGGCACGGGCGAGCGCGGGCTCGGGGACTTCGACCGGGACGGCTACGACGACTTCGTGACGTCCCTGACCACGCGGAACAAGTTCAGCCAGCCGACCGGCTATCACCTGCTCGTCCTCCCCGGCTCCGCGAAGGGCCTGGACCCCGGGCGCCGCAGGACCTACCGCGACTTCTTCTACGGTCCGCTGCTCCGCGCCGACCTCAACGGTGACGGCTACACGGACCTGGTCGCGACGCGGACCGACCACCTCGCCAAGGATCCGGCGCGCCGGGACGACCCAGGCACTGCCGTGATCCTGCCCGGTGGAAAGAAGGGCCTCGGCGACCCGGTCCCCGTCAAGGCCGCCGGTCTCGTCACGGCGAGCGCGGCCACCGATGTCGACGGCGACGGGGCCGTCGACCTGGTCTACGCGGGGTACCACCCCCACGGGAACGACACCGAACTGCCGGACCGGCAGGGCCTGGTGGCCTACGGGCCCTTCGGCAAGGACGGCGCGCCCGCCCGTACCACCGAACTCAAGAGCACGGCGAGCCCCAGCCAGGCGATCAGCGGGGACTTCGACAGCGACGGCTACGGAGATGTCATGTTCACCGACCCCAGCCCGGACGAGGCGGACACGGATCCGCCGGTCGACAACGGCCCGTACGTGACGTACTTCCGGGGCAGCCCCCGCGGGCTGACGCCGGCCCGGCCGCCCGGGAACCTCGGCAACGATACGTACGACGGAGTCCTGGTGCCGCGCAGCGGTGACGTCGACGGCGACGGGATCGAGGACATTCTCGCGCCCGGCTACCGCGACGTGGGTGTCGCGGAAGGCCCCGCCTCGGGGCGGCTCACCGTGGCGTACGGGTCGAAGTCGGGTGTGGGAGGCGGGCGGCCGAACGCCGTCTTCGACCAGGAGACACCCGGTGTTCCGGGCGACTCGCAGGGCAAGGACGCTTTCGGAAGGGGCGCGGGCACCGGCGATGTGAACGGTGACGGGCATCCGGATCTGCTCGTGGACACGCCGGGAGAGGACCAGGGCAACGGCCGCTTCACGCTGCTGCCGGGCGGTCCCGAGGGCTCCCCGACGGGCGCGAACGCGACCGCCTTCGACCTCGACACCCCCGGTTTGCCCGGCAAGCACGACCCGTCGGGCGGTGACGGGTTCGCCGCCACGTTCCCGCTCCTCGACGTCAACGGCGACGGCCGCTCCGACGTGGTGGCGAACGCCCCCGGCTATCGGCGTGGCAAGGGCGGCCTCTGGCTCTTCCCGGGTACCCCGGAGGGACTTGGCACGGCCGGACGGATCCAGTTCCTGGATCCGTCCGGCCTCGGGCTCCCGCCGCGCACCGCGTAG
- a CDS encoding sulfite exporter TauE/SafE family protein, which yields MTVWEMVAVCAAGVGAGAINTAVGSGTLITFPVLLATGLPPVTATVSNALGLIPGSISGAIGYRTELAGQRRRILKLGGGAVLGGFAGATLLLALPATAFETIVPVLVGLAVVLVAFRPLISGRVRRRRERSGARPHGDVGPLLFTSLTLASVYGGYFSAAQGILYVALMGMLLDEPLQRLNAVKNVLVALVNAVAALFFLFVADFDWTAVLLIAVGSALGGQLGAKAGRRLSPGVLRALVVTVGTFAVVQLLLR from the coding sequence GTGACGGTGTGGGAGATGGTCGCCGTTTGTGCGGCCGGGGTGGGCGCCGGAGCCATCAATACCGCGGTGGGCTCCGGGACTCTGATCACGTTCCCGGTTCTGCTCGCCACCGGCCTGCCGCCCGTGACCGCGACCGTGTCGAACGCGCTCGGTCTGATCCCGGGATCCATCAGCGGGGCCATCGGCTATCGCACCGAACTCGCCGGGCAGCGGCGGCGCATCCTGAAGCTGGGTGGTGGTGCCGTGCTCGGCGGGTTCGCGGGCGCGACGCTTCTGCTCGCCCTTCCGGCCACTGCGTTCGAGACGATCGTGCCGGTCCTCGTAGGTCTCGCCGTCGTCCTGGTCGCGTTCCGGCCGCTGATCAGCGGCCGGGTGCGGCGCCGGCGCGAGCGGTCCGGCGCGCGCCCGCACGGCGACGTGGGGCCGCTGCTGTTCACCTCCCTCACGCTCGCCAGCGTCTACGGCGGCTACTTCTCCGCCGCGCAGGGAATCCTCTACGTGGCGCTGATGGGCATGCTCCTGGACGAGCCACTGCAACGCCTGAACGCCGTCAAGAACGTCCTGGTCGCCCTCGTCAACGCCGTCGCCGCCCTCTTCTTCCTGTTCGTCGCCGACTTCGACTGGACGGCCGTACTGCTCATCGCGGTCGGCTCCGCCCTCGGCGGTCAGCTCGGCGCGAAGGCAGGCCGACGCCTCAGCCCCGGGGTCCTGCGCGCCCTCGTCGTGACGGTGGGGACGTTCGCCGTCGTCCAGCTGCTGCTCCGGTGA
- a CDS encoding dihydrofolate reductase family protein: MPKLRVHNVTVSLDGFAAGTDQRMDAPFGDGIDDGLHDWMFAAMKDHADGKQGVDVEFVARSEDNIGATIMGRNMFGPYRGPWENEAWTGWWGDNPPFHHPVFVHTHHPRPSVSMKGGTDFHFTDEPVETVLARAYEAADGKDVRIGGGPATIQQYLRAGLVDELHLAIVPLLVGKGERLLDNLGDGVDGYEVVELVSSPAATHARLVRRS; the protein is encoded by the coding sequence ATGCCCAAGCTCCGCGTACACAACGTCACTGTCTCGCTCGACGGGTTCGCCGCCGGTACCGACCAGCGCATGGACGCGCCCTTCGGCGACGGGATCGACGACGGCCTGCACGACTGGATGTTCGCCGCGATGAAGGACCACGCCGACGGCAAGCAGGGCGTCGACGTCGAGTTCGTCGCCCGCAGCGAGGACAACATCGGCGCCACGATCATGGGCCGCAACATGTTCGGCCCCTATCGCGGACCGTGGGAGAACGAGGCGTGGACCGGCTGGTGGGGCGACAACCCGCCGTTCCACCACCCGGTGTTCGTGCACACGCACCACCCGCGTCCGTCGGTGTCGATGAAGGGCGGAACGGACTTCCACTTCACCGACGAGCCCGTCGAGACGGTCCTCGCCAGGGCCTACGAGGCGGCGGACGGCAAGGACGTGCGCATCGGCGGGGGCCCGGCCACGATCCAGCAGTACCTGCGCGCCGGTCTCGTCGACGAACTGCACCTGGCCATCGTGCCGCTCCTCGTCGGCAAGGGAGAGCGCCTGCTCGACAACCTCGGCGACGGCGTCGACGGCTACGAGGTCGTGGAACTCGTCAGCTCCCCGGCGGCCACGCACGCCCGTCTGGTCCGCCGCTCCTAG
- a CDS encoding ABC-F family ATP-binding cassette domain-containing protein, translating into MATPTAPSASLTCSGLSFQWQDGTPVLDGLSLSIGRGRTGLVGTNGTGKSTLLRLLAGQLAPSQGSVTVGGSLAYLPQNITLDTSMRVDQALGIAERRAALRAIENGDVSEEHFDTVGDDWDVEERALATLGSLGLADVELDRTVGQLSGGETILLRLAALLLERPDILLLDEPTNNLDVFARRRLYEAVDSWRSGVLVVVSHDRELLERVDRIAELRSGSVSWYGGGWSAYEEALATQQEAAGRMLRAAEADVRRQKRELEETQIKVARRARQSKKLDAQRKAPRIVAGEKKRSAQESGDKLRGLHEDRLGEAHERREEAAEAIRNDAEIRVSLPHTAVPTGRTVLSLDELSLPHGKLRDGSLHIHGPERIALVGRNGAGKTTLLRTLTGELEPLSGEAKTFVPLRFLPQRLDVLDEQLSVAANVARMAPGVTDNHIRSQLARFLFKGARAEQPAGTLSGGERFRAALAATMLAAPAPQLLMLDEPTNSLDMASVRQLTSALESYEGALLIASHDLPFLESIAITRWLLLGEDLQETTAEEVRDLLEAPETG; encoded by the coding sequence ATGGCGACACCCACCGCGCCCAGCGCCTCCCTGACCTGCTCCGGCCTGTCCTTCCAGTGGCAGGACGGCACGCCCGTCCTCGACGGGCTCTCCCTCTCCATCGGCCGGGGCCGTACCGGACTCGTCGGCACGAACGGCACCGGCAAGTCCACACTGCTGCGCCTGCTCGCCGGCCAACTCGCCCCCTCCCAGGGGTCGGTGACCGTCGGCGGCAGCCTCGCGTACCTGCCGCAGAACATCACCCTCGACACCTCGATGCGCGTCGACCAGGCCCTCGGTATCGCAGAGCGGCGCGCCGCGCTGCGCGCCATCGAGAACGGCGACGTGAGCGAGGAGCACTTCGACACGGTCGGCGACGACTGGGACGTCGAGGAGCGGGCTCTCGCGACCCTGGGCTCACTCGGCCTCGCGGACGTCGAACTCGACCGCACCGTCGGCCAGTTGTCCGGCGGCGAGACCATCCTCCTGCGCCTCGCCGCCCTGCTCCTGGAGCGCCCCGACATCCTCCTGCTGGACGAGCCGACCAACAACCTGGACGTCTTCGCACGGCGCAGGCTCTACGAGGCCGTCGACTCCTGGCGCTCCGGCGTCCTCGTCGTGGTCAGCCACGACCGCGAACTCCTCGAACGGGTCGACCGCATCGCCGAACTGCGCTCCGGCTCCGTGAGCTGGTACGGCGGCGGCTGGTCCGCGTACGAGGAGGCGCTCGCCACCCAGCAGGAGGCGGCCGGCCGGATGCTGCGGGCCGCCGAGGCCGACGTGCGCCGGCAGAAGCGCGAACTGGAAGAGACCCAGATCAAGGTGGCCCGCCGCGCCAGGCAGAGCAAGAAGCTGGACGCCCAGCGCAAGGCCCCGCGAATCGTCGCGGGGGAGAAGAAGCGGTCCGCGCAGGAGTCCGGCGACAAACTGCGCGGACTGCACGAGGACCGGCTCGGCGAGGCGCACGAGCGGCGCGAGGAGGCCGCGGAGGCGATCCGCAACGACGCCGAGATCCGCGTGAGCCTGCCCCACACCGCCGTACCCACGGGCCGTACGGTCCTGAGCCTCGACGAACTGAGCCTCCCGCACGGCAAGTTGCGCGACGGCAGCCTCCACATCCACGGCCCCGAGCGCATCGCGCTGGTGGGGCGCAACGGAGCCGGGAAGACCACGCTCCTGCGCACCCTCACCGGTGAGCTGGAACCGCTGTCGGGCGAGGCGAAGACGTTCGTCCCGCTGCGGTTCCTGCCGCAGCGCCTCGACGTACTGGACGAGCAGTTGAGCGTCGCGGCGAATGTGGCCCGCATGGCCCCGGGCGTCACCGACAACCACATCCGCTCACAGCTCGCGCGGTTCCTGTTCAAGGGCGCCCGCGCGGAGCAGCCGGCCGGCACTCTCTCCGGCGGCGAACGCTTCCGTGCGGCACTCGCGGCGACGATGCTCGCCGCACCGGCTCCGCAGCTCCTGATGCTCGACGAGCCGACCAACAGCCTGGACATGGCCAGCGTGCGGCAGTTGACGAGCGCACTGGAGTCGTACGAGGGCGCCCTCCTGATCGCCAGCCACGACCTGCCGTTCCTCGAATCGATCGCCATCACCCGCTGGCTGCTGCTCGGCGAGGACCTTCAGGAGACGACCGCGGAGGAGGTACGCGACCTGCTGGAAGCGCCGGAGACCGGGTGA
- a CDS encoding alpha/beta fold hydrolase, with protein MSRLTSNGATIHFDDLGPADGAPVVLIHGHPFNRTMWRHQTAALTAAGYRLITPDLRGYGDSDTVAGTVLLPAFADDIAALLDHLELDRAVVGGVSMGGQITMEFQRSHPQRVRALVLADTSPVAETDEGRAFRNRLADRLLAEGMHGYAGEVIDKMLAAYNVTAMPQVAVHVLEMMRATDPAGAAAALRGRAERADYRETLAATSAPTLIVVGADDVYTPPEDARAIQRLTPHATLAVVERAGHLPNMEQPDAVNAALIRFLNSLPD; from the coding sequence ATGAGCCGCCTCACTTCGAACGGTGCCACGATCCACTTCGACGACCTGGGCCCGGCGGACGGCGCGCCCGTCGTCCTGATCCACGGCCACCCCTTCAACCGCACCATGTGGCGCCACCAGACCGCCGCGCTCACCGCCGCCGGATACCGCCTCATCACCCCTGACCTGCGCGGTTACGGGGACAGCGACACAGTCGCGGGCACCGTCCTCCTCCCCGCGTTCGCGGACGACATCGCCGCCCTCCTCGACCACCTGGAGCTCGACCGCGCCGTCGTCGGCGGCGTGTCCATGGGCGGCCAGATCACCATGGAGTTCCAGCGCAGCCACCCGCAGCGCGTGCGGGCCCTGGTCCTCGCCGACACCTCGCCGGTGGCCGAGACCGACGAGGGCAGGGCCTTCCGCAACCGCCTCGCCGACCGGCTCCTCGCGGAGGGCATGCACGGTTACGCGGGTGAGGTGATCGACAAGATGCTGGCCGCCTACAACGTCACAGCAATGCCCCAAGTCGCCGTGCACGTACTGGAGATGATGCGCGCCACCGACCCGGCGGGCGCCGCCGCGGCCCTGCGCGGGCGCGCCGAACGAGCGGACTACCGCGAGACGTTGGCAGCCACGTCCGCTCCCACGCTCATCGTGGTGGGCGCGGACGACGTGTACACCCCACCTGAGGACGCCCGGGCCATTCAGCGGCTGACCCCGCACGCGACCCTCGCTGTCGTCGAGCGCGCGGGACATCTGCCGAACATGGAACAGCCCGATGCCGTCAACGCCGCATTGATCCGCTTCCTCAACTCCCTGCCCGATTAA